GCGCCCGCCTCAGGAGCCGGTGCGGATTCTCCGGCCGTCGAAGCGCCCGGCGATTCCGCCTCTGACGTGGCGGCTTCGAACGCCGGGCGAGCGTGGTGCCATGGAGCGTCGGCACTGCGGGGGCGCGGGCTCGCAGCGGGCGGGGCGGGCGGGGCGGTGTCCTCCGCGCGCTGGGTCGACGAGCCCTCGCTCGCGCTGCGGGCCCGACGCGCCGCCGCCGCGGGCGGCTGCTGGCTCGCCGAGCCCTCGGCCGCGGTGCGGGCCCGACGTGCGGAAGCGGGGGACGCTGCCGCCGCGGCCTCGGGGGCGGTCTGACTGGCGGACCCCTCCGCCACACTGCGCGCACGGCGGGCCGGGCGCTCCCCCGTGGCGCCCGCGGCGCGCGGAGTGCGTGCGGGACGGGCCGGGGCGGGGGGGAGCTGGCCCTTGAGCGGTCCCCACTCGTTCGGGTCGGGGACACCGGGCGGAAGCATCTGGCGGCGCTTCGGTCCGCCGTGTTCGGACTCCCCCGGCTCCTTGGCGCCCGGCCATGCCTTGGCGACCCGCGCCGCGAGCACGAAGTCCTTGCGCAGCGGGTGGCCTTCGAAGTTCTCCGGCAGGAGCAGTGGCACGAGGTGCGGGTGATCGGTGAAGCCGACACCGAACATCTCGTATGTCTCGCGCTCGTGCCAGGCCGCGCCCGCATAGACACCGACCGCCGTCGGAAGAGTGGGAGCCTCGTGCGGCACCGTCGTGCGCAGCAGCAGACGGCGGACCGAGTGCTCCTCCTGGCCGGGCGTCCCCAGCGCCGCGACATGCGCGCAGACGCGGAAGCCGGTGCCGGGCTCGTCGACGGCGCTGAGCCAGTCGAAGTAGGTGCAGCCGAGCTCGTCGCGGGCGGTGCGCAGCGCGTCCAGCCAGCCGGTGGCGGGCACGTCCACGGTCAGCAGGTCGTACGCCGCCTCCGCGGTGGCCTCAGGCCCGAAGCGCTCGGCGATATGCGTCTCGAAGGAGCTCACGAGGCGGCTCCCGGGGTGGTGGGCCCCGGAGTGCCGCCAGGGGCGGGAGGCGGGGTGACCAGGCCGCTGCGGAGCTGGCCGGCCGACGCCTGGCCAGGGGCCGCGCCGTACCGCTCGCTCAGCGACTCGCGGGCGATCTTCTCCTGGAGCTTCAGGATGCCCTGGAGCAGCGCCTCGGGCCGCGGCGGGCAACCGGGCACGTACACATCGACCGGGATGATCTGGTCGACGCCCTTGGTCACCGAGTACGAGTCCCAGTAGGGGCCGCCGCAGTTCGAGCAGGCGCCGAAGGAGATGACGTACTTGGGCTCCGGCATCTGCTCGTAGAGCCGCTTGACCGCCGGTGCCATCTTGTCGGTCACCGTGCCCGACACGATCATCAGGTCCGCCTGGCGCGGTCCGGGCGCGAAGGGGATCACGCCGAGGCGGATGAAGTCGTGCCGTGCCATCGACGCGGCGATGAATTCGATGGCGCAGCAGGCGAGCCCGAAGTTGAAGACCCAGAGGCTGTAGCGGCGGCCCCAGTTCAGGACCACCTTCATCGGCTCCGGGGCAAGCCGGGAGAGCAGGCCCAGCTTCCCCCCGCGCTCGGTGACCGGGTCCGGAAGCAGTACGGGCTCGGGAGTCTTCTGTGGGGTCACGTCCATGTGAGGACGCCCTTCTTCCATGCGTACAGCAGTCCCACGGCCAGGAAGCCGAGGAAGATGAACA
This DNA window, taken from Streptomyces sp. SCSIO 30461, encodes the following:
- a CDS encoding NADH-quinone oxidoreductase subunit C: MSSFETHIAERFGPEATAEAAYDLLTVDVPATGWLDALRTARDELGCTYFDWLSAVDEPGTGFRVCAHVAALGTPGQEEHSVRRLLLRTTVPHEAPTLPTAVGVYAGAAWHERETYEMFGVGFTDHPHLVPLLLPENFEGHPLRKDFVLAARVAKAWPGAKEPGESEHGGPKRRQMLPPGVPDPNEWGPLKGQLPPAPARPARTPRAAGATGERPARRARSVAEGSASQTAPEAAAAASPASARRARTAAEGSASQQPPAAAARRARSASEGSSTQRAEDTAPPAPPAASPRPRSADAPWHHARPAFEAATSEAESPGASTAGESAPAPEAGATSASASEAETTGAPAPGESAPAPDAGPASETGLAPESRTEPGPEAAAEAEPGPDGGGPSGLAAEADRKPDPKSPPSRTADGSAEGTDAARADSEGDDPA
- a CDS encoding NADH-quinone oxidoreductase subunit B family protein, which produces MDVTPQKTPEPVLLPDPVTERGGKLGLLSRLAPEPMKVVLNWGRRYSLWVFNFGLACCAIEFIAASMARHDFIRLGVIPFAPGPRQADLMIVSGTVTDKMAPAVKRLYEQMPEPKYVISFGACSNCGGPYWDSYSVTKGVDQIIPVDVYVPGCPPRPEALLQGILKLQEKIARESLSERYGAAPGQASAGQLRSGLVTPPPAPGGTPGPTTPGAAS